The following are from one region of the Methanobacterium veterum genome:
- a CDS encoding glycosyltransferase family 4 protein, with amino-acid sequence MKICMVGHFPPHLGGISSYTYLLSRELVNRGDKVCVLTYPHENISDIEGIPVFTAPTVNIKGIRGFLFSISATFKLLSMIRKYNIDLIHAHYVMPPGLIAVICSMFSGTKTAITIHGSDIFVLARKPLLKSIIKFILKRSDYVFVVSDSLKENVLKLGIEGLEDKLSITYNSVDVERFRPDQMGTFKEEMHINPQKPVVLFVGNLVWQKGVEYLIRAKEFLNVDAEIVIVGDGPLLEELKGIVEFEKIEGITFTGARNDIEDIMPSADVVVVPSVSESFGIVILEAMASGKPVVATKVGGIPEVVNKKIGILINPEDPVGLAEAINKILQDKELKENMGKNAREQVMKYSSIEIPY; translated from the coding sequence GATAAAGTATGTGTACTCACATATCCCCATGAAAATATTTCTGATATTGAAGGTATTCCTGTTTTTACAGCCCCAACTGTAAATATTAAGGGTATACGAGGATTTTTATTTTCAATATCTGCCACTTTTAAGCTTTTGAGCATGATTAGAAAATATAACATTGATCTTATACACGCCCATTACGTTATGCCTCCGGGATTAATAGCAGTTATTTGCAGTATGTTTTCAGGGACTAAAACGGCGATTACGATACATGGCTCGGATATATTTGTCCTGGCACGTAAACCCCTGTTAAAATCGATAATTAAATTTATTTTAAAAAGATCAGATTATGTATTCGTTGTAAGTGATTCGCTCAAAGAAAATGTCCTTAAGTTAGGCATCGAAGGACTTGAAGATAAACTATCAATCACCTACAATTCAGTAGATGTTGAACGATTTAGACCAGATCAAATGGGCACATTTAAAGAAGAAATGCATATAAACCCACAAAAGCCAGTTGTGCTTTTTGTTGGTAATTTAGTGTGGCAAAAGGGTGTTGAATATCTTATACGGGCAAAAGAATTCCTCAATGTAGATGCAGAAATAGTGATTGTTGGAGACGGACCCCTTCTTGAGGAACTCAAGGGCATTGTAGAATTCGAAAAAATAGAAGGAATTACTTTTACAGGTGCGAGAAATGATATTGAAGATATAATGCCTTCAGCAGATGTTGTAGTAGTGCCTTCGGTATCTGAAAGTTTTGGTATTGTGATTTTAGAGGCTATGGCGTCTGGTAAACCCGTAGTTGCAACTAAAGTTGGAGGAATTCCAGAAGTTGTAAATAAAAAGATTGGAATACTTATAAATCCCGAAGACCCAGTAGGACTTGCAGAAGCAATTAATAAAATACTGCAGGATAAAGAACTTAAAGAGAACATGGGAAAAAATGCAAGGGAACAGGTAATGAAATATTCAAGTATTGAAATTCCCTATTGA